The following coding sequences lie in one Fimbriimonadaceae bacterium genomic window:
- a CDS encoding dienelactone hydrolase family protein: protein MSRAVVLNGAGGLNCVNPVGLSGNNAGMITFDGNGNSYGGYLAIPESGTGPALIVIQEWWGIVGHIKSVTDRFAQAGFVALAPDFYHGKATTEPDEAGSLMMALNIADAEKVLKGAVNFLLSHEAVTSNKAGVVGFCMGGQLSLYAATVNSKIGACVDFYGIHPNVHPQLENLNCPMLGIFAENDAYSSPEVVSNLSAKLNELGKPHEFVTYPGTQHAFFNDDRPEVYDAAASADAWNRTVKFLGQHLNGK, encoded by the coding sequence GTGTCCCGAGCCGTCGTCCTTAACGGCGCTGGCGGGTTGAATTGTGTCAACCCAGTAGGATTATCGGGTAACAATGCGGGCATGATTACGTTTGATGGGAACGGTAATTCTTATGGCGGTTATCTGGCAATCCCCGAGTCCGGCACTGGCCCGGCTTTGATCGTCATTCAAGAGTGGTGGGGAATCGTCGGGCACATCAAAAGCGTGACCGATCGATTTGCGCAGGCTGGATTTGTTGCTTTGGCCCCAGACTTCTATCACGGAAAAGCCACAACTGAGCCCGACGAGGCTGGGTCACTGATGATGGCCTTGAACATCGCAGATGCCGAGAAGGTGTTGAAAGGCGCTGTAAACTTCCTCTTAAGCCACGAAGCTGTGACCTCGAACAAGGCTGGAGTCGTAGGCTTTTGCATGGGCGGTCAGCTCTCGCTCTATGCTGCTACGGTGAATTCAAAGATAGGAGCTTGTGTTGACTTTTATGGGATTCATCCCAACGTTCATCCCCAACTTGAGAACCTGAACTGTCCGATGCTTGGCATCTTTGCCGAGAACGATGCTTATTCTTCTCCCGAAGTCGTATCCAACCTATCGGCAAAGCTTAATGAGCTGGGAAAACCTCACGAATTTGTCACGTATCCGGGCACTCAGCACGCGTTCTTCAACGATGATCGGCCTGAGGTGTACGATGCGGCTGCCTCTGCAGATGCATGGAATCGCACGGTCAAATTCCTCGGCCAGCATCTGAACGGAAAGTAG
- a CDS encoding PEP-CTERM sorting domain-containing protein encodes MKQKLRILGAGIGLLVFGANTEAAWYTNEADFLSAIHGSYYLEDFAGWDFSAPLDGSETEWSAPGSNGYRWNGFAADGLFSIPGALSTNFANDTLTLSFTGAPVRAFGLNIANSDFEANYIAGDATVTLSNGAVKTLSLAGNQGFLGWAGNETLTFAALSTTNSNVDDNWVSADHIYTGTSAPVPEPASIAILGLAVLSLLRRRRS; translated from the coding sequence ATGAAACAGAAACTGAGAATTCTTGGTGCGGGCATTGGCCTGCTTGTCTTTGGTGCAAATACCGAGGCTGCGTGGTACACAAACGAAGCCGATTTCCTTTCCGCTATCCACGGATCGTACTACCTGGAAGATTTCGCCGGCTGGGATTTCTCTGCACCACTCGATGGTTCAGAAACAGAATGGTCAGCTCCTGGCTCGAACGGATATAGATGGAATGGGTTTGCGGCCGATGGATTGTTCTCTATTCCGGGTGCGCTTTCAACTAACTTCGCGAACGACACTTTAACGCTATCTTTTACGGGAGCGCCAGTAAGGGCGTTTGGACTGAACATCGCCAATTCCGACTTTGAAGCGAACTATATCGCCGGCGATGCAACCGTTACACTGAGCAACGGAGCCGTGAAAACACTGAGCTTGGCTGGCAATCAGGGATTTCTCGGTTGGGCGGGCAATGAAACCCTCACATTCGCAGCCCTGAGCACAACAAATTCCAATGTGGATGATAATTGGGTATCCGCCGATCACATCTACACTGGAACATCCGCGCCTGTTCCGGAACCTGCATCGATTGCCATCCTCGGGTTGGCAGTGCTCTCCTTGCTTCGGCGACGAAGAAGCTAA
- a CDS encoding PEP-CTERM sorting domain-containing protein, with amino-acid sequence MNKKMRFLAAGAVLMVASASAHATWYTNEANFLAAIDPNFYLEDFNTFTSFGTPLDGTTSTWSAPGANGYGWDAFAAGNLWSNVGALSTNLAEDPIVITFTGAPVTAFGLKIGNTDITGAFIAGDSTVTLSNAATNTLTQGATEGFLGWVGNDVLTSATLTTVSPANDWVQADHVYTGAAAVPEPATMAVLGVGALALLRRRNKKA; translated from the coding sequence ATGAACAAGAAAATGAGATTTTTAGCGGCTGGCGCCGTTTTGATGGTTGCAAGCGCCAGTGCACATGCAACTTGGTACACGAACGAAGCGAACTTCCTCGCAGCAATTGATCCGAACTTCTACCTTGAAGATTTCAATACGTTCACCTCGTTCGGTACGCCGCTCGACGGAACGACGAGCACTTGGTCGGCTCCAGGCGCAAACGGTTACGGCTGGGATGCTTTCGCAGCAGGTAACCTTTGGTCGAACGTTGGCGCACTGTCAACGAACCTCGCCGAAGATCCGATCGTGATCACGTTCACGGGCGCCCCCGTTACAGCATTCGGTCTTAAGATCGGCAACACCGATATCACCGGTGCTTTCATCGCTGGCGATTCGACCGTTACGCTCAGCAATGCTGCAACCAACACGCTCACACAGGGCGCAACCGAAGGATTCCTCGGCTGGGTTGGCAACGACGTTCTGACATCAGCAACACTCACAACCGTCAGCCCGGCTAACGACTGGGTCCAAGCTGACCACGTTTACACGGGCGCAGCCGCTGTTCCCGAGCCCGCAACCATGGCAGTCCTCGGAGTTGGCGCACTCGCACTTCTTCGCCGACGAAACAAGAAGGCGTAA
- a CDS encoding PEP-CTERM sorting domain-containing protein, with the protein MLKRMRFTIACSGLLALSMSAHATWYTNEADFLAAVGPNLYLEDFNGWTNASPLNGAPSWASPGANGFGWTASADQGLYSLPGAISTSSPFKIINFNFTGLPVTAFGLVLGNSDQNGNDFAGDSTLRLSNGESKALTQGATRSFVGWVGASSFASAEIFSSHWVVGDHIYTSGPVPEPATLAVLTIGAIALRRRNTKKA; encoded by the coding sequence ATGCTGAAACGAATGAGATTTACAATAGCTTGCAGCGGGCTCCTTGCGCTGTCTATGAGCGCACACGCAACTTGGTACACCAACGAGGCTGACTTCCTTGCCGCTGTCGGGCCAAATCTCTATCTGGAGGACTTTAATGGCTGGACCAACGCTTCTCCCTTGAATGGCGCTCCATCCTGGGCATCGCCTGGTGCAAACGGATTCGGTTGGACGGCATCTGCTGATCAAGGACTGTACTCTCTGCCTGGTGCAATATCGACGAGCTCTCCGTTCAAAATCATCAATTTCAACTTCACTGGCTTGCCAGTCACCGCTTTTGGGTTGGTTCTCGGAAACAGTGATCAAAACGGAAACGATTTCGCGGGAGACTCAACGTTGCGTCTGAGCAATGGCGAGTCGAAGGCCCTAACGCAGGGCGCGACGCGATCGTTCGTAGGCTGGGTCGGGGCAAGTTCCTTTGCGAGCGCTGAGATCTTCTCAAGCCATTGGGTTGTCGGCGATCACATCTATACTTCTGGGCCCGTACCTGAGCCTGCGACATTGGCCGTTCTGACGATCGGCGCAATCGCGCTGCGCCGTCGCAATACGAAGAAAGCTTAA
- a CDS encoding RluA family pseudouridine synthase: MFLKKQFSTHSRTKIAGAIDAGYVRVDGELQSKPSLKLKPGMVVEIEELPETSAPDLTPADIPIEVCYEDEHLLVVNKPRGLAAHPAASLKEPSLVNALLSCGQKLSTAGGEFRPGIVHRLDKDTTGLMVVAKNDRIHNALAKQFESKTAERRYVAVVDGNVAAERFLIDAPIARDQKNRLKMAVDPKGKPAKTHILRVARLDAGWLVAARLETGRTHQIRVHLTFAHHPVLGDTLYGQKHLNSVPLQLHAAYLALTHPVSKSRLEVYVDPPDDFLGCLSTSREVLDKL, encoded by the coding sequence ATGTTTCTAAAGAAGCAGTTCAGCACGCACAGCCGCACAAAGATTGCCGGTGCGATTGATGCTGGGTATGTGCGAGTGGATGGAGAGTTGCAGAGTAAACCCAGCCTCAAGCTTAAGCCGGGCATGGTTGTAGAAATTGAGGAACTTCCTGAAACTTCGGCCCCCGACCTTACTCCAGCGGACATCCCCATTGAGGTTTGCTACGAAGACGAGCATCTGCTTGTGGTGAACAAGCCACGTGGACTGGCAGCGCATCCGGCAGCTTCCTTGAAAGAGCCAAGTTTAGTCAATGCTCTTCTTTCTTGTGGGCAGAAGCTCAGTACGGCAGGTGGAGAATTTCGACCGGGGATCGTCCACCGATTAGACAAGGACACGACTGGTTTGATGGTCGTCGCGAAGAATGACCGCATCCACAACGCGCTTGCAAAGCAGTTTGAAAGCAAGACGGCCGAACGACGGTATGTTGCTGTGGTCGACGGGAACGTCGCGGCTGAGCGATTCTTGATTGATGCCCCAATTGCTCGCGATCAGAAAAATCGTCTTAAGATGGCGGTTGATCCAAAGGGCAAGCCTGCCAAAACTCACATCCTTCGTGTTGCACGGCTTGATGCCGGTTGGCTCGTTGCGGCGAGGCTGGAAACTGGACGCACTCACCAGATACGCGTTCATCTCACTTTTGCCCATCATCCGGTTCTTGGAGACACGCTTTACGGTCAGAAGCACCTGAACAGTGTCCCTCTTCAGCTTCATGCGGCGTATCTCGCTCTAACACACCCGGTTAGCAAGTCACGGCTGGAAGTTTATGTTGACCCGCCCGATGATTTTCTGGGATGCTTGTCGACCAGTCGCGAAGTCCTTGACAAGCTCTGA
- a CDS encoding SRPBCC family protein: protein MNNTLQDTIEREMILNAPIGRVYHALADAKGICSWFMTAIEGKYEAGEDVVFMFQGSTAVFRVSAHIVAMDPQHYCAYRWVPGSDTIEGDLSKVATTLVEFFLTETEGGTKLRMVESGFTSLSPDYYEQAFKDNNGGWDEELPKLKAFVEQA, encoded by the coding sequence ATGAACAACACTTTGCAGGATACGATTGAACGAGAGATGATTTTGAACGCGCCGATTGGCCGGGTCTATCACGCACTTGCCGACGCCAAAGGCATTTGCTCTTGGTTTATGACAGCAATTGAAGGAAAGTACGAAGCTGGGGAGGACGTCGTCTTCATGTTCCAAGGCTCAACGGCAGTGTTTCGCGTTTCGGCTCACATAGTGGCAATGGACCCACAGCATTACTGCGCCTATCGTTGGGTGCCGGGGTCGGACACTATAGAAGGAGACCTTTCCAAAGTTGCAACGACGCTGGTTGAGTTCTTCTTGACAGAGACAGAAGGTGGAACGAAGCTCCGAATGGTAGAGAGCGGATTTACCTCTCTATCTCCAGATTACTATGAGCAGGCATTCAAGGATAACAACGGCGGCTGGGACGAGGAGCTTCCGAAGCTCAAAGCCTTCGTCGAGCAGGCGTAA
- a CDS encoding helix-turn-helix transcriptional regulator codes for MAVAEVFRALGDPVRLEIVRRLSQDTPYTISNLTEDLGVTRQGARKHLQVLENSRLIILRPEGRQVRVSLDAETLKKAKSFIAELEAKWDARLEALRQFVEED; via the coding sequence ATGGCCGTTGCCGAAGTCTTTCGGGCTTTGGGCGATCCTGTGCGGTTAGAGATTGTAAGACGGCTATCGCAAGACACGCCGTATACAATCTCTAATCTCACGGAGGACCTTGGAGTGACCCGTCAAGGGGCGCGCAAGCATCTGCAGGTCTTGGAGAACTCGAGGCTGATTATTCTGCGTCCGGAGGGACGGCAAGTGCGCGTCTCGCTTGATGCAGAGACTCTGAAGAAAGCGAAGTCTTTCATTGCCGAGCTTGAAGCAAAATGGGATGCGCGGCTGGAAGCGCTACGACAATTTGTCGAAGAGGATTAG
- a CDS encoding GNAT family N-acetyltransferase, translating into MIRQHGEYEIDDELSRVDFAIVHEMLTNSYWCPGISRERIEKGAKYSAMVVAAYHDGQLVGFERVVSDRIRFAYLCDVIVSPEHQGKGIARAMTQFALDDPDLRECRWLLATKDAHGVYATLGFEALPKPERWMAMLPKDFYDPLAEPDTSR; encoded by the coding sequence ATGATCCGCCAACACGGAGAATATGAAATCGACGATGAGCTATCGCGCGTTGACTTCGCCATCGTTCATGAGATGTTGACGAACAGCTACTGGTGTCCCGGTATCTCTCGTGAGCGGATAGAGAAGGGGGCGAAGTACAGCGCGATGGTGGTTGCGGCTTACCATGATGGTCAGTTGGTGGGCTTTGAGCGTGTGGTCTCGGATCGCATTCGGTTTGCATACTTGTGCGATGTGATCGTTAGCCCTGAGCATCAAGGGAAGGGAATAGCGCGGGCGATGACGCAGTTTGCGCTTGATGACCCCGATCTGCGTGAGTGCCGATGGCTGCTTGCGACGAAGGATGCCCATGGCGTTTATGCAACGCTCGGATTTGAGGCGTTGCCCAAACCCGAGCGCTGGATGGCGATGCTCCCAAAGGACTTCTATGATCCGCTTGCAGAGCCTGATACATCTCGTTAG
- the groES gene encoding co-chaperone GroES — protein MKLQPLNDRVIVGAAAKEEKTASGIYLPDSAQEKPRQGSVLAVGPGKILDSGKREPVDVKVGDTVLYGKYSGTEVTVEGDDFIILRADEILAVIEGAKAAKAEKKEKVGAKK, from the coding sequence ATGAAACTGCAACCACTGAACGATCGTGTGATTGTGGGAGCTGCCGCAAAGGAAGAGAAGACCGCAAGCGGCATCTACCTCCCGGACAGCGCCCAAGAGAAGCCCCGACAGGGCAGCGTGCTCGCCGTCGGCCCCGGCAAAATCCTCGACAGCGGCAAGCGTGAGCCGGTCGATGTGAAAGTCGGCGATACCGTGCTCTATGGCAAGTACAGCGGCACCGAAGTGACGGTTGAGGGCGATGACTTCATCATCCTCCGCGCCGACGAAATCCTTGCCGTCATCGAAGGGGCAAAGGCAGCTAAGGCTGAGAAGAAGGAGAAGGTTGGGGCGAAGAAGTAG
- the groL gene encoding chaperonin GroEL (60 kDa chaperone family; promotes refolding of misfolded polypeptides especially under stressful conditions; forms two stacked rings of heptamers to form a barrel-shaped 14mer; ends can be capped by GroES; misfolded proteins enter the barrel where they are refolded when GroES binds) yields the protein MAAKELKFSDECRKALETGVDKLANTIKVTLGPRGRTVVLEKKFGSPVVIDDGATIAKEIEVEDRFENMGAQLIREVSTKTNDAAGDGTTTATVLAQAIFKEGIRNVAAGSNATQMKHGIEKAVDAVVDALVKISKPVKGKADTVQVATVSSKIPEIGELIAEVIDKVGKDGVVTVEESKSLETGFDIVEGMQFDKGYLSPYFITDATRMEAIFEDPMILFYEKKISNVQDIVPILEKVLRSGKALVIIAEDVEPECLATLVLNRLRANLPVAAVKAPGFGDRRKAMLEDMAILTGGQFISEDLGLKLENVGIEMLGTASKVVITKESTTVVAGKGKKADIDGRIKQIQRQIETTDSSYDKEKLQERLAKLSGGVAVIKVGAATETAMKERKARIEDALAATRAALEEGIVAGGGVALLQAATALDKLKGDADEEIGIRIIRKALEAPIRIIAENAGVEGSVVIENVRGGKPGYGFNASTLVYEDLVKSGVVDPTKVVRLALQNAASVSGLLLMTEAAVADLPEKEDEGHGHGHHHH from the coding sequence ATGGCCGCAAAAGAACTCAAATTTTCAGACGAGTGCCGGAAGGCTCTCGAAACAGGCGTAGACAAGCTCGCCAATACCATCAAAGTCACCCTCGGCCCGCGCGGCCGAACGGTCGTGCTCGAGAAGAAATTTGGCAGCCCGGTCGTCATCGACGACGGCGCTACCATCGCTAAGGAGATCGAGGTCGAGGACCGCTTCGAGAACATGGGCGCCCAGCTTATTCGCGAAGTCAGCACCAAGACCAACGACGCCGCTGGCGATGGAACCACCACCGCCACCGTTTTGGCTCAGGCTATCTTCAAGGAAGGCATCCGAAACGTTGCCGCCGGAAGCAACGCCACCCAAATGAAGCACGGCATCGAGAAGGCCGTGGATGCGGTTGTCGATGCGCTGGTCAAGATCAGCAAGCCGGTAAAGGGCAAGGCCGACACCGTCCAGGTCGCCACCGTCAGCTCCAAGATCCCCGAGATCGGCGAACTGATCGCCGAGGTGATCGACAAGGTCGGCAAAGACGGCGTCGTCACGGTTGAAGAGTCGAAGAGCCTCGAGACCGGCTTCGATATCGTCGAAGGTATGCAGTTCGACAAGGGCTATCTCTCGCCCTACTTCATCACCGACGCGACCCGCATGGAAGCCATCTTCGAAGACCCGATGATCCTCTTCTATGAGAAGAAAATCAGCAACGTTCAGGACATCGTCCCGATCCTCGAAAAGGTCCTCCGAAGTGGAAAGGCCCTGGTCATCATCGCTGAGGACGTCGAGCCGGAGTGCTTGGCAACCCTCGTGCTGAACCGACTCCGTGCCAACCTCCCCGTAGCCGCCGTCAAGGCACCTGGCTTCGGCGACCGTCGAAAGGCGATGCTCGAAGATATGGCGATCCTCACGGGAGGACAGTTCATCAGCGAAGACCTCGGTCTGAAGCTGGAGAACGTCGGCATTGAGATGCTCGGCACCGCTTCAAAGGTCGTCATCACCAAGGAAAGCACAACGGTTGTTGCTGGAAAGGGCAAGAAGGCGGACATCGACGGACGCATCAAGCAGATTCAGCGACAGATCGAAACCACCGACAGCAGCTATGACAAGGAGAAGCTTCAAGAGCGACTTGCCAAGCTCAGCGGCGGCGTTGCCGTCATCAAGGTCGGCGCCGCTACCGAGACCGCGATGAAGGAGCGCAAGGCTCGCATCGAGGACGCTCTGGCAGCAACCCGTGCAGCTCTCGAAGAGGGCATCGTGGCAGGCGGCGGCGTGGCGCTGCTCCAGGCAGCAACGGCTCTTGACAAGCTCAAGGGTGACGCTGACGAAGAGATCGGCATTCGCATCATCCGCAAGGCTCTCGAAGCTCCGATCCGCATCATCGCGGAGAACGCGGGCGTTGAGGGTTCGGTGGTCATTGAGAACGTGCGCGGCGGCAAGCCGGGTTACGGTTTCAACGCCAGCACACTGGTCTACGAAGACCTGGTGAAGTCAGGCGTTGTTGACCCGACGAAGGTTGTCCGACTGGCTCTGCAAAACGCAGCGTCGGTTAGCGGCCTGCTGTTGATGACGGAAGCCGCAGTGGCTGACCTTCCTGAGAAGGAAGACGAAGGCCATGGCCACGGGCACCATCATCACTAA
- a CDS encoding nucleotide-binding protein — protein MSRDTVTSQRLYSAIYSWISEFAEKAWQMYVSRIEQAGLNHDTTSVEVAYQHFKAQQSTWTPILVASCAEAIKIDSSTAEETARNFVSRALGDSVSAQHQSYLNLRDNAILATERARSDQPRLNKNNLALIFGRDDVATNCIRRVVKSLSVNLIDFQFAKIKGESADDFNHEIIDRLFESCDGAIVILSPDERAILRPQLHRHASDAKEKYQARPNVIFEHGIALGKFGRRVIVVQFGDVELHSDVAGLHPFRWSDAKSMRNQLSDRLSAMGYSVKATGRCPRIKYVPIGDRKGYKDDPNSVDYDNLDWFQMSSDALNGNPQIQGFMKEGWRITSCRPSDLTKVELEGFRPVVIRRPNGTLVKLHAGNREDDKGSIWIMRREA, from the coding sequence ATGTCACGAGACACTGTGACGTCTCAGCGTCTATATTCAGCCATCTATTCTTGGATCAGCGAATTCGCCGAAAAGGCTTGGCAAATGTATGTAAGTCGGATTGAGCAGGCTGGGCTGAACCATGACACGACGTCCGTTGAAGTAGCCTATCAGCATTTTAAGGCGCAACAATCAACCTGGACACCAATCTTAGTCGCTTCTTGTGCGGAGGCCATAAAGATCGACTCCAGCACCGCAGAGGAAACAGCACGAAACTTTGTAAGCAGAGCCCTTGGCGACAGTGTTTCGGCGCAACATCAGAGTTATCTTAATCTGAGAGACAACGCAATTCTCGCAACCGAAAGAGCAAGATCGGACCAGCCAAGACTTAACAAGAACAACTTAGCTCTTATTTTCGGACGTGACGATGTAGCTACCAACTGTATACGTCGGGTTGTAAAGTCACTTAGCGTTAACCTTATCGACTTTCAATTCGCTAAAATAAAAGGAGAAAGCGCTGATGATTTCAATCATGAAATCATCGACCGCCTTTTTGAGAGTTGTGATGGCGCGATTGTAATCCTGAGCCCGGATGAAAGAGCTATCCTCCGCCCACAACTACACCGACACGCAAGCGACGCTAAGGAGAAATATCAGGCCAGACCAAACGTCATTTTTGAACATGGAATAGCACTGGGTAAATTTGGAAGGCGTGTAATTGTGGTCCAATTTGGGGATGTAGAGTTACACTCTGATGTTGCTGGGCTGCACCCATTTCGGTGGAGCGATGCTAAGTCAATGAGGAATCAACTGTCTGATCGTTTATCTGCAATGGGCTATTCTGTTAAGGCAACTGGACGGTGTCCAAGAATAAAATATGTTCCCATTGGTGACCGTAAGGGATATAAGGATGATCCTAATAGCGTTGATTATGACAATTTAGATTGGTTTCAAATGTCTAGCGATGCGTTGAATGGAAATCCTCAAATTCAAGGATTTATGAAGGAAGGATGGCGGATTACGTCATGTAGACCAAGCGACCTCACAAAAGTAGAGCTTGAAGGATTCAGACCCGTTGTAATACGTCGTCCTAACGGGACACTGGTCAAGCTACACGCAGGCAATCGAGAAGATGACAAGGGAAGCATCTGGATAATGAGAAGAGAGGCATAA
- a CDS encoding HEAT repeat domain-containing protein: MAREDFPQEGLLSNILVGLGILDSAPSHRFLCRLLSESEHPFVRAEVLEALSFEHEHGDFRIALPYLAPEADVQETLSALYMLEFLGYAGRRPKAAREHISPLLSHENPNVRSFAVSALAQNRSNRALILSLENDPYLSVRAAVLEAIWKMDR; encoded by the coding sequence ATGGCACGCGAGGACTTTCCGCAGGAAGGCTTGCTCTCCAACATTCTGGTGGGCCTGGGCATACTGGATTCTGCACCATCGCACCGTTTCCTCTGTCGGCTCCTTAGCGAATCGGAGCATCCTTTCGTCCGGGCGGAAGTGCTGGAGGCGTTGTCCTTTGAGCATGAACATGGCGACTTCCGCATTGCGTTACCCTACCTCGCGCCGGAGGCTGACGTACAGGAGACTCTCAGCGCCCTCTACATGCTGGAGTTCCTTGGTTACGCCGGCCGACGTCCAAAAGCAGCACGGGAGCATATCTCGCCCCTGCTTTCCCACGAAAACCCGAATGTGAGGAGTTTTGCCGTCAGTGCGCTTGCTCAAAACCGCTCCAACCGTGCGCTGATCCTTTCCCTGGAAAATGATCCGTACCTGTCTGTCAGGGCGGCTGTGCTGGAAGCGATCTGGAAGATGGATCGGTGA
- a CDS encoding cupin domain-containing protein, which yields MIQKVNLQEKFDSISDQWNPRIVGELNAQLVKLVKFQGDFVWHHHDNEDEMFLVVKGRFCMKLRDGDVWLEEGEFMVIPREVEHCPFAEEVCEVMLFEPASTLNTGNVVNERTRVELERM from the coding sequence ATGATCCAGAAAGTGAACCTGCAAGAGAAGTTTGATTCGATTTCGGACCAGTGGAATCCGCGCATTGTTGGCGAACTGAACGCGCAGCTTGTCAAGCTCGTGAAGTTCCAAGGAGACTTTGTTTGGCACCATCACGACAATGAGGACGAGATGTTTCTGGTGGTCAAGGGACGGTTTTGCATGAAGCTGCGCGATGGCGATGTGTGGCTGGAAGAAGGGGAGTTTATGGTCATTCCTCGGGAAGTGGAGCATTGCCCCTTTGCAGAGGAAGTGTGTGAAGTGATGCTGTTTGAACCGGCGTCAACTCTGAACACGGGGAATGTGGTCAACGAGAGAACGCGGGTTGAGTTAGAACGGATGTAG